Part of the Spea bombifrons isolate aSpeBom1 chromosome 3, aSpeBom1.2.pri, whole genome shotgun sequence genome, GATAGTAGCTGAAATCTATTCACCTACACATAACAGGCAAAAGATGAAACTACAAATTAttatagaaagagttaaaagcaTGCATTCAGTGAGGCAATCCGTCTGCCCTTTGCTAGTGAGTAGATAGTGTAATTCATACGCGAGTCATACTATCCCAACATACTGGCACGGACACGCTTCATCAGTGATAATAGCTCTATATAATAGGAGAAAAGAACTGGGAACATACACTACAGTGgatacacacccctgttaagatgccaggttcttgtgatgttaaagaatgagataaagataaatcatgtcagaactttttccacctttaatgtgatgtataacgtgaacaattcaattgcaaaactaACTAAAATCTTTGAGTGGGCTGCTTGGCCGTGGAaccccatttcatgaagctcccgatgCACACTGCTTGTGCTAATGATGCTTTCCGAGAGTTTGGAAATCTGTAGTAAGCGATGCTACATATAACAGGCGATTATTATGAGCTACGCTCTTCAGCACACCAGCGGCCCCGCTCTGTGAATGTGTGTGGTCTACCAGTTCTTAGCTGAGCTGCTGCTACTCCGTGATGCTTCCACGCCGATCAGTGTTCCATACTGGGTTGCAAAAAGCAAAGATGGTTAAACTTCAGCTTCACTGATCCCTAAAAAAATGAGGATGTGGCCCCCACTTTAAAGCATTAATCTAAGGCACTAAGGGTCAGTAAAATATTTCTCCATCAcatgcaagaaaagaaaaagtaattcATTTCCACTCGAAACAAAAACTCCTTCCTACATCAATGTATTGAATAGTGGCCCAAATGTGCACACGGATCACAAGCCTTCTTATAAAATTAGGTGATCCTATGAATTATACCGGGTACAACACTTGCAATCAGTCAAATCTCTTTCATAATGTCTTACCGACACATGCCTCCGGTTCTGAATACGAGTGATatcaattatttatgttttcttttttttttcctagaagTAATTGATTACCTCTAATTGTAAAGTTGTATTAGTGCAATTGCTCCCAGCATTTTGCCTTAAGTTAAACTATTGATCAAATATGTTCTCCTCTAAGCAAGACCATAATCTTTAATGTTTAGGACTGGACAGCAGATCACTAAGGGGGAAAAAATTTGGTTACCATGATttaaaaggcaaaataaaaatgtatgtattgtaaaacAACTATTTGCCTCTGGATTTATGAACTTGACTGTACATCTATAGATTAGTTTATGAAACATCAATATGATGATGACACAAGGGAATGCAGGAATACGATACAATGATTCCTTTAGGCTGTAATTCTAAGTCGTGGTTTGAAACCCCATTTTTCTATGAAAGGAATGAGAGGCATTATACATTACCAGGGGTTAATTCTGCCACGTTCGGGCTTGGTACTGTTGAATTCCTGTTCAGTTTagtcaaccattttttttttagtcaacTATTGTGAATTTTTAACTTCTTCAATTATACAGATCTACATATTTTCCTCTGTTTTTTCCCTCCACAGAACAACGcattcttgttttcttttttttctgcagcggAGAATAAAATGGTATTTTGTCTTGCCACTTTAGAAAAAAGTCCCCACTATTTTGCAGTTGTGCTCAttgtaaaaacatgtaaaacattgtataaccacatatgcattttttaattaccCATATTTTAGATACTTGTGCTATCAAATGTTGTTTTTCCTTGCAGATTAAGCACAGAGTGCCTCAAAATCCATCCTCAGGCCCCTGCTGTCCTCACTATTTATAATGATCTTATCATCTGATATCTTACTAGCTACCAAAGATCACcccatgaaaaacattttttctgtgTTAATTGAGTAAAAGGTAAAgttagataaataaaatacattttataagctggttttatatttttttcttagtttgaTAAAATCTAAAAGAACATCCAAACTAGCTATACCAGATAtacttacaataataataatgaggccATTCAGAATGAATACTATGACAAAGGTGGCGGCCTTGTTGTTGCAGAAAaatccttttattttaattaggcTCACAGAAGCTTAGCGATATGTTCTCATACTACATATGATATCTAAAACACTcacatttgcattattttgatTTAATGGCTTCTGCGTAAGATGCCTGCTGGATACacgctatattttttttgcaacccAGAGATACATAGCAAAGACCCAGAGACCCGATTAAGTGGTTTTTCACCCAGAGTGTCTGGGCAAatcctggagagttcccaggtaaagTTTCCAAGTGTGGTGATGTCCTTTTCAGAACAGATACTGCTGGGCTGGTGCTAGGATCCCATGGGGGCCAAACAGTATGTCTGGGGGAACCACACTAAAAAGAGAGGTTTCTTGCAAATTGTAAGCTGTCCTTGGCTGGATCATTAactttttgcacttttttctaTAAACACGTCTATGTTGCTTAGGATTATTTGTTATGCAGGTTATGTCCAACTACATTGAATTCCACCAAAATGTGTTCAGTTAAATCTTCTTTTAATGGAAATACCCTACATGCAGAACTTTTTGAAGTTACGGGACACAAATTGGACTATGCTCATATGGAGTATCTTCAAATGAAtatgccaaaataaaaaaaatctgctgaaAATAATCTACCttaaggtaagggggtgagtgtATAAACGAGAAtgcgtgaatgagggaatgagtatctgtgaattaattgtatgagtgaatgaatgtttgtgaatgagtaaattaacGAATATGTGTGtcatagcatggatgtgtgagggaggctgtaagtgatgtgcagaccccatcatgcagggcagcattttatcagtgctggcagcatcaatacacaaggggggcagctagccaggtttcagcatgtattggctccCTTGCTGTTAAAATTTTGAGTTCAGTGCATTCCTACTTTATACACGTTATTTGTAAAATGAAAGCTCACCGAGGTAGCccctttcttaaaaaaatccaGAGTGAAGTGAAACTGTCGTCACTAAAAGATTACTTTAGATTCAACTTTTACGAGCTGGATGGAACAACTCTCAAATCAGTGTTTTGGTTTTGCCGACATTGTTACCGCTGCTCAATGACTTCAAAGTGTGAAATGTCAGTATATTTATTAGGCTTATGAACTTTAAAGTGGAATTAAGTACATCAAGGAATTTTTCTATGGCTCTTCggctatgaaaaataaaaatttgtatAGCCTAGAATAGCACATTGTTCAACTTGGGTCTTTTGAAACCCCCACCGCATTTTTAAGAATAGAAGGCTAATTTCGTTATTGGGGTAATACAAAATATGGCTAAGTTTGATCCCCCCGATCATTAAGCCAACATTACAACTCTTAGCTCACAAAAATTGCATACAGAAATATGAAAGAGGCAGCTTCTGGTGTATTCTTATTTTAATGCTGTATTTattccataataaaaataaatcataatctcaaaaatatactttatgaGTAAAGTAATTTTGAAGGACATATTGACCACAGATCATTTAACAAATGACAAGATCCATTTGAGTAATGTGTTAAAGGAGCTTCCAGATCAGTCCTCCAAGAATTATTGGCCTGCCAGGTTTGTAATTTCTCCAACTTAAAACGCAAAAAAGAAAGATGTTCCCATATTTGTCAATGGTCCTAGTGGACAAAGCTAAACAGCTTCATATTAAATTAATGCAATTAAAACTTCCCAGGAGTGGTTTGCAGCATAAACAGAAAACGTATTTGCTATTGTTTATCGTTCATAAACGCAGTCTTGTCTTAGAGCTGCAGTCACTATTTATGGCAGGTGCTCAAAATAAGAGGCTTCAGGTTGTtggaaggaaaggaaaaaagtatCAGAACTCGGTAAAAGCCAGTGTTAGCGGTCATCAAGATCAGCTTAATGAATACTCAGGTGCATCAAAAGTACACACTACAAGCTGATCTGTTCCCTAGGAATAAATACAGTACACATGATTTGCTTGGATCTAGTGAACATCAGCAAACAACCCTTAACAGAGAGAAGAGGGAAAACGTAGTACTTATAAGGGCAGGATGGTGAGGAAATTGTTTCTAGGCAATGAAAACTGGTTCTGAACTCCAATACTGGAGTGTATTCACCAATAGGAGATTTGGCAAGACAGTTGTGgtttcaaatactttttcaaatCCTCATTATACCTTCTTAAAGTCTAACCCCAACAAATATCTGCCGCATAAAGAGCTTGGCTTTATAACACATAGTTAAAATCAGTGACATTACTTAACCCAATGATTACATACCATGCATGGTCGGCTCAGATCATCATGCTACAGAAACCCACAAGCATCTTCCCTTTATGATAAAGGGTTGAAGTGACAgctttcctgcaaactctccattTAGGCAATAAATGCCATAGTGTGTCTTGCTGTGCCAATGTGTCAAAACAATCACTTCCCTTCCAAGTCTTACACATCACCCTTGATGCAAAGTTGTATTTGAACTGGTTATTGGTTGTCCAACCAAAATGAGACATCACTGTGGCTCCAGTTTAGAATAAAATTCATGCGCTTCACAGAGCAGAACTAATTTTAAAACCCCCTCTTTTATATACACAGATCAACTTGAACTTTTGACTTATGATGTTGTATACAGACACTCTGCATTTACAACATTGCGATCAAACAAATACTTCAAATCAAGGAagatttgtttgctttttagaAATGATTTGGCATGGGCTATTCTATGTACGATGCGTAATGTACAATACAAGACATAATTTGGACCAAAATAACTTTccaagtttttcttttttaagagaTAGAGGACCAACCTGCTGCCAGACACAACAAAGCAATAAGAAAAGCATTTCGTTGAAATAAGCAGCCTTTATCAgttttaaaacacaataaaatggaTAAACTTGGGCCAGAAGGTTAATTGCTGATGTTCACTGTGATCGGTACATTGTCAGTCCCATTCTCTGTAGATGTTAATTCTTTTTGGGTTGTGCGGCCAAGTACAGGGCTATAAGACAGTAGATGGTCCCACCAAGTGTCAATGCCATAGTGGTACGGTACAGGAGACGGTCAGGGACTCCTCGTTTCAAGTGCACAGGTACACCGTCAGATTTCTAtgcgggagaaaaaaaaaaaagcattttactcATAATAGgttagttatttttattaccaTTACTGCCCAAATTCATTCAACAGTACTGTTCGAAATGTTAAATACTATTGATGGGTTATActgtcatatttaataaataagcaTGCTGAAGACTGAAGCCTTGGCGTTGACATGTTTAAATAGGATCGCCGCATAAAGTGTTATAAATGATGGTGATAAATGTGTAATAGAGGTACTCTTTAGAATACATATATAGTTTATCTCTTTAAGACACTATGAAATAATTCAAAGACTAGAACGTAATTTGAAACAAACACAACAGGACTCTATTTCAGATTACCTGGAACAATTTCTGTAGGTCGGGCActctgttttttcctaaatactcAGATGCGGCAGCAGAATCCCCGGACAATTTTGTTGGGCCGGCGAAAACGGTTGCGGGTGGCTCAGAGTAAATTGGTGGCCGCAGTCCCTTTGataggaaacaaaaataaaaataagctcATAACCGATTCAGGAAAATATGAAAagtgccaaaaaataaataaatgataaagcaTACTTAATGTACTCAATGACATTTCCACAATGAGCAGGAGAATAAAGTACCTACATAATATTTATCTATGGTTGTGACACGACCAGAACAGGTAAGGAGTAACACAAATACCCTAGCCTTAAACTGCTAAGAGAAGTTCAGAGGCTTATATGTaatttaaggaagttttactttacagagtacATTTAAGCAACCCCCCCAACGCTTAATACTGGCTTGATCATCTTCAGCCAGTCACATTTAAGCAGCCCCCAATAACTATGCTTCGTAAGGTTTTAGACACAGGACAGTAAGTGGTTACAGAAGTCCCACAATACGGTTTCTAGGTCACAGTTTGCTGCAATAATaaccaaacttttttcttctggGGTGTTCCACTAACATGCATGAGCTGGTATTCTTCATGCAACATGCACAGGCAGGGTATCCTTCTCATTAGAAGCACTCAGGGGAGAAGTCAGTCtctcaataaaaagaaaacgcaCGCAGAGCATGCGGAAAATGCATTCAGGTCCACCGAAAATAAGTGTTCCATTAACAGAACAGCCAGTATTTCTACGACCATTTTACAATAACGGATGGTGTAATTAACATTAGTAATGAAAAAAGCTAAATTGTCCCTAAGACCATAAGTATTTGGCACATCCAGGAAGAGACTAAATCAAAGTCACGCAAGAAAATCCCATTAAATCATTGGCTATGCAAACACATTATTAGTATTTTAGTCTACGCAAAAGAAATAACGGGATCTAAAGATGATGTTAGACTGCGAGCCTGCAAGACCAAAGAGTAACTCTCCACATGGATAAAATCGCTGTACTTCTAATGTTTTAACCAATGTCTGCATTGAAAGGAGCCAGGGGGTTTCTCTCCATCTAACACAGAATGTGTcattggggggagggggggatatCTTTAAACCTACTAGAGAAACATCCTACGCAAAAAAGTTAACAGGTATTTTGCATATTTCCCCATATCGGATGAGTCCTTCCTTTTATGTCATGTCACTAAACGCCCAGGGAGGTGGCCTATTTCTGTCTTCTTGGTACTGCTGGTGAGGTCAACAAAACCTCCCTGCACCTTATCACATGAAGATGTCTACTGAGAGAAAACAGACTACCAAATGTCATCGTAACCTTGAGAGAATCAGGAACACACTCTACTGTCAAACACAGCCAATATAACAAAGTATATGTACAAAGAAGCTAGCGAATATATTACATATCCACTTTAGTCTCATACCTATAAATAGCAGAGCAATCGGGCTTTGGTTGTACTTTAgtatgattataaaaaaaaccctcatgtTTTCTATTTTGCACGCTGTAAATAATAGGTATAAAACTATATCTATAACCATCAAGTGTGAGGCTATGTAGTGGTTACAGTGGATTTGTAGCCCtcaataaaactattttatggGGTTGTGTTACTATGGTGCTTCATCCAAATAATGAGAAGTCACTACAAAAAAAGGTTATATATTACAAAAGAAAGTTATGATCTAAATATAGGAAGCAATACGCAGGcctcctttttattattaagcaGAAATAatgactaaaaaaacaaaacagttacaataacattacatttaccATTGGTGTGTTCCCTTTAATCAGGTACAGCAGGCCCGACAAACTCCAGCTGCCGTGCCACTGGCATTGTGATCCGACTCTCCTGCAGACGTAGAGGGAACACACCAATGGGAAACGAGTGTCCTCCTCAATCATTTCTTACAGGCACGGCGGCATATAGttggtaaacaagtgcatttaaCCAAACCAATCACGGTAATGGATACGATGGCATCCTCTAGCTGTAACATTTAGGAAGAGGCTGGTCTTAGAATTCACAGAAGTTGGATAATTGAACACAGTCGAGGGGTTAAAAGGGAGGATTCCCTCCTTCCACAAAATGCTGGGTGTATATTTTGGTGAATAAAACATCGCAACAGCATTTTAAATCCACTGCTAATTATCAACGCGGAAGGTTAAACTGCCACTTCGACTCGCTATATATATGGCTTACAGCATTGTATCTGCATTTTCTTACTGCGCTTAAGTTTACAGGCAAGTGGGGGAGTGGGGGCAAACTAGCTGTTCCCCCTATATTCATAAACAACTTTCTAAAGAATTAATAGGTGCAGCATCTACTAGATTCCCACCTCACGAAGCCTCAACCCATTTCAGCATTTCGTATGCACATTACAAATATCACGCACCAACCCATAACACCACGTCTCTTACCTACCTAGAGATCCAAGGGTTGACACATTTGGTTCAGATCTAGaagccagcttttttttttttttcttcctcaatcatatttttattttcatattccatatttgctcgattataagacgaccctgattataagacgacccccccaaaatctgaatattacgGTATTACCCCCCGGTCTGCAGTTAAAGGATTTTTATTGGGGCAATACTACATAAAACACACCTTCTTCAGTGCTGCGCCACTTAACCT contains:
- the LOC128484665 gene encoding cytochrome c oxidase subunit 7A-related protein, mitochondrial translates to MYYKFSGFAQKLVGAVPTEAYNPQGLRPPIYSEPPATVFAGPTKLSGDSAAASEYLGKNRVPDLQKLFQKSDGVPVHLKRGVPDRLLYRTTMALTLGGTIYCLIALYLAAQPKKN